The following are encoded together in the Oncorhynchus gorbuscha isolate QuinsamMale2020 ecotype Even-year linkage group LG03, OgorEven_v1.0, whole genome shotgun sequence genome:
- the LOC124016818 gene encoding microspherule protein 1-like has protein sequence MHVSFDIGFAHQRRADADSSQPKLEVFQEMLSKHPSVFYPSRTPKSLLVHWQLLEQYYLLEDQSVQPLPKGNQVLNFSDAEQLVDDAKLKERRDEVLEHELMISDRHQKKEIRQLEQELPRWQVLVDSITGELQGVKEGICDGFEITLGRATKDKQIDVDLTLEGPAWKISRKQGIIKLKNGDFFIANEGRRPIYIDSRPVLSGYKWKLNNNSVVEMAGLRFVFLINQQLISLIKAEAAKMNQQ, from the exons ATGCACGTCAGCTtcgacatcggttttgcacatcagcGTCGGGCTGacgccgat AGCAGTCAGCCCAAGCTGGAGGTGTTCCAGGAGATGCTGAGTAAGCACCCCAGTGTGTTCTATCCCTCCCGCACTCCCAAGAGCTTGTTGGTGCACTGGCAGCTACTCGAACAGTACTATCTGCTGGAGGACCAGAGTG ttcaacctctccctaaagGAAACCAAGTTCTCAACTTCTCTGATGCTGAGCAGCTGGTGGATGATGCTAAGCTAAA GGAGCGCAGGGATGAGGTGCTGGAGCATG AGCTGATGATCTCTGACCGCCATCAGAAGAAGGAGATAAGACAGCTGGAACAGGAGCTACCACGCTGGCAGGTCCTGGTGGACAGCATCACAG GCGAACTGCAGGGGGTCAAGGAGGGCATCTGTGATGGTTTTGAG ATCACCCTGGGCAGAGCCACCAAGGACAAGCAGATCGATGTAGATCTGACTCTGGAAGGACCTGCCTGGAAGATCTCCAGGAAACAAG GGATCATTAAACTAAAGAACGGAGACTTCTTCATAGCCAACGAAGGCCGCAGGCCCATCTACATAGACAGCAGACCAGTCTTGTCTGGCTACAAGTGGAAACTCAACAATAACTCTGTGGTGGAG ATGGCCGGTCTTCGTTTTGTATTCCTGATCAACCAGCAGCTGATCTCACTCATCAAGGCAGAAGCAGCTAAGATGAAccagcagtga